A genomic region of Eucalyptus grandis isolate ANBG69807.140 chromosome 5, ASM1654582v1, whole genome shotgun sequence contains the following coding sequences:
- the LOC104429514 gene encoding WEB family protein At1g12150 codes for MVNIRIKDDQNPVESPRAEVGEIDTRAPFQSVKAAVSLFGEVASKKKPAIRRSKTSSENVLDKETQLLLAQKELNRIKQQLENAETTKTRALSDLGKANRTVQELTTKLNSAIESKQAAIEATEAVKHKAKHLERVKSQNLERTSSWKKELGTTRDEYRRAATELNTAKQELTKIRQDFDATLEAKLAAFQQAAEAQRSAKVNSEKASELSKEIQAMRQSLDHLKATSFQAEKEQAKFVEEKDARLKACKIAKEEVEEKLPSLKKEFNPAQTRNLELKLGETTEEIEVLQNEMKKVHASDMDSVKVITTELNEATKALQNVAEEESSCRELVNSLRQELEDMKTERISLEEREAELQRTMKTLQAELIEQKQELEAAPQEEMENDAADEQTISLAIQKTMQEAEEMRRAAEELKREAEASRVGKEEVERMLEATLKEAEVAKTAEKRALDQIKNLSAKADMVSASDPDSSGWIRMSVQEFESLSRKVEESENLAEMKLAAAAFQMEAVNTKKSEAEKRKEVILKEIEEIKEATEFALKQAEMAEAAKKAIEGELTKRRQQEQGN; via the exons atggtaaatatTCGCATCAAAGATGACCAAAACCCAGTGGAGTCCCCGAGAGCCGAGGTCGGCGAGATCGACACCCGAGCTCCATTTCAATCTGTTAAGGCTGCTGTGAGTCTATTTGGCGAGGTAGCAAGCAAGAAGAAGCCGGCCATCAGGAGGTCAAAAACTTCTTCAGAG AATGTACTGGACAAGGAGACACAGCTTCTTCTGGCACAAAAAGAACTAAACCGGATCAAACAGCAGTTGGAAAACGCAGAAACCACAAAAACACGAGCGCTTTCCGATCTGGGGAAGGCAAACAGAACGGTTCAGGAATTGACCACCAAGCTCAACTCTGCAATTGAGTCCAAACAAGCAGCCATCGAAGCCACCGAGGCCGTGAAACACAAGGCTAAGCATCTTGAGCGAGTGAAATCCCAAAACCTCGAGCGGACCAGTTCATGGAAAAAGGAATTAGGCACTACGAGGGATGAGTACAGAAGAGCAGCCACCGAATTGAATACCGCTAAGCAAGAGCTCACCAAGATCAGGCAGGACTTTGATGCAACTCTAGAAGCCAAATTGGCCGCTTTCCAACAAGCAGCCGAAGCTCAACGCTCAGCCAAAGTTAACTCGGAGAAAGCTAGTGAATTGTCTAAGGAAATCCAGGCAATGCGCCAATCCCTCGATCACCTAAAGGCCACATCTTTTCAAGCCGAAAAGGAGCAGGCCAAGTTCGTGGAAGAGAAAGATGCTCGGCTAAAAGCTTGCAAGATTGCcaaagaagaagtggaagagaAGCTCccttctttgaagaaagaattcaATCCCGCACAGACGAGGAATCTTGAGCTAAAGCTCGGGGAAACAACTGAAGAGATTGAGGTTCTACAGAACGAGATGAAGAAGGTCCACGCTTCCGACATGGATTCAGTCAAGGTCATCACTACGGAGCTTAACGAGGCCACAAAGGCATTACAAAATGTTGCCGAAGAAGAGAGCTCCTGTAGAGAGCTGGTGAATTCTCTCAGGCAAGAACTGGAGGACATGAAGACAGAGCGTATCAGTTTGGAAGAACGGGAAGCGGAATTGCAGAGAACCATGAAGACCCTTCAAGCCGAATTGATTGAACAAAAGCAGGAACTCGAAGCGGCCCCTCAAGAAGAGATGGAAAATGATGCTGCTGACGAACAGACAATATCGTTGGCAATTCAAAAGACTATGCAGGAAGCAGAAGAGATGAGGAGAGCGGCTGAAGAGCTCAAGCGTGAAGCCGAAGCAAGCCGTGTTGGGAAAGAGGAGGTGGAGAGGATGCTAGAGGCAACACTGAAAGAGGCAGAGGTGGCAAAAACAGCAGAGAAGAGGGCGCTCGATCAGATTAAGAACCTGAGCGCTAAGGCAGACATGGTGAGCGCGTCAGACCCTGATTCCAGCGGCTGGATCAGAATGTCGGTACAGGAGTTTGAGTCCTTGAGCAGGAAGGTTGAGGAGTCAGAAAATTTGGCGGAGATGAAGTTGGCAGCAGCGGCGTTTCAGATGGAAGCAGTGAACACCAAGAAAAGCGAGGCGGAGAAGCGGAAGGAGGTGATCCTGAAGGAGATTGAGGAGATTAAGGAGGCCACAGAGTTCGCCCTAAAGCAAGCAGAGATGGCTGAGGCGGCGAAGAAGGCCATAGAGGGTGAGCTTACGAAACGGCGTCAACAAGAGCAAGGCAACTAA